Proteins encoded by one window of Vanacampus margaritifer isolate UIUO_Vmar chromosome 17, RoL_Vmar_1.0, whole genome shotgun sequence:
- the tmem196 gene encoding transmembrane protein 196 isoform X2 — translation MCGVLCARKRTGLTMILFSACCICGLIGGILNFQFVRALSKRPDSMQSVHLAAMTLACLGISSCTLSTWLTCRLASSEQQRMFLEREHSLHHSHEMTEKDVLDNSSNGIPQISYNGHTSASP, via the exons TTTTATGTGCACGAAAGAGGACCGGCCTTACT ATGATTTTGTTCTCAGCGTGCTGCATCTGTGGCCTGATCGGCGGCATCCTCAACTTCCAGTTTGTCCGTGCTCTCAGTAAACGACCAGATTCCATGCAATCCGTCCACCTTGCTGCCATGACTCTGGCCTGTCTGG GGATCTCCTCATGTACATTATCCACGTGGCTCACCTGTCGTTTGGCCAGCTCTGAGCAGCAGAGGATGTTCTTGGAGAGGGAGCACTCGCTGCACCATTCACACGAGATGACAGAAAAG GATGTCCTGGATAACTCCAGTAACGGTATCCCTCAGATCTCCTACAATGGCCACACCAGTGCATCGCCATGA